A genomic region of Colletotrichum destructivum chromosome 5, complete sequence contains the following coding sequences:
- a CDS encoding Putative alpha/beta hydrolase-3, whose amino-acid sequence MSLSTAFAADSAWPLWDSEPVDGAFEIDLPGGTIDQGVVTKVSRPWLFGYKPTTTPNGRAVLVLGGGGYVQLMVGREGVAVARWLAALGFEAFVLVHRFPTAETGPSSPVDDARQALRLIKEKGAGLRGLALCGLSSGGHLASALLAEYPSSWASTAGAPVPKPEFAILGYGPISTNAKGHTIVPNKAPLDPPAKQELYDIVIPDQQIARPAPPAFIVYSATDPIVPVVNAYRLAQGLQAAEGSVELHVFADAPHGFALDTKDLPVSKWPSLAEAWLEQKGYLRVE is encoded by the coding sequence ATGAGCCTCTCGACAGCTTTCGCGGCCGACTCCGCCTGGCCGCTATGGGACAGCGAACCCGTCGACGGAGCTTTTGAAATCGATCTCCCGGGGGGCACCATCGACCAGGGAGTCGTCACAAAAGTGTCCCGGCCATGGCTGTTCGGCTacaagccgacgacgaccccgaACGGGCGCGCCGtactcgtcctcggcggcggcggatacGTGCAGCTCATGGTGGGCCGCGAGGGGGTGGCCGTCGCCCGCtggctcgccgccctcggcttcgaAGCCTTCGTCCTTGTCCACCGCTTCCCGACCGCCGAGACGGGCCCTTCGTCCCCGGTGGACGACGCCAGGCAGGCCCTGCGCCtgatcaaggagaagggtgCCGGCCTGCGGGGCCTGGCGCTGTGCGGTCTGTCCTCCGGCGGCCACCTCGCTtcggcgctgctggccgagtATCCGTCCTCGTGGGCGTCGACCGCTGGCGCGCCAGTTCCGAAGCCGGAGTTTGCCATCCTCGGGTACGGGCCGATCTCGACGAACGCCAAGGGCCACACCATCGTGCCGAACAAGGCTCCTCTGGACCCGCCGGCCAAGCAGGAACTGTACGATATCGTCATCCCCGACCAGCAGATCGCGCGGCCGGCGCCCCCGGCTTTCATCGTCTACTCTGCGACTGACCCCATCGTCCCGGTGGTGAACGCGTACCGCCTGGCGCAGGGCCTCCAGGCTGCCGAGGGCTCAGTCGAGCTTCACGTCTTTGCGGATGCGCCCCATGGCTTCGCTCTGGATACCAAGGACTTGCCAGTCTCCAAGTGGCCTTCTTTGGCCGAGGCTTGGTTGGAACAAAAGGGTTACCTGAGGGTTGAATAA
- a CDS encoding uncharacterized protein (Putative zn(2)Cys(6) fungal-type DNA-binding domain, transcription factor domain, fungi), with translation MDSPDSASSHAGAAGPGANSPRSQSGIPPTAPRPRTTRGKYISKACFECRKRKSKCNGKSPCLRCSRQALTCAYPVSKKPRKDQGSSADNESQALQTLRDQVASLQGGLDLLRRQSQQPSESHPSPLQSEVRLGFTTESSIPQTTSELVDPALLPNPVGADAASSAEENDCQPSASCTFNISLARNHLRARGIGASDLDSGGMPGSVNPTRPSSPSIQTAFGLDVGAIDPLWLINEEEAVRLCNVYEEEIGIQYPFLDIQRLITQVRGLYHAMSSGSRLGFAFAAIPGPTIIDPQDLSLVKMVLSAALTVEAGGSSQLGKSLFLDVRKSSNDKLWEAANTKSTMLFILLAVYSFMTGDDLQAWRLVGIVARWCLEMGLHQSATVNKSFKDAASRRMAMRLFWCVYTLDRRWGFGAGLPFVMHNFDVDQQLPEPDQDVPYLRAMVEYSRIGDKVWATSYNSARATGAIRDDEVSYLLYRIDQWCEDLPSDLRLHPSQGVASPKPAPRSLQRLQLLLHLRANQMKILLLQPFLHSTSSLKANKSKVQLLINLAKDTIQKLDTLNKSTDIYQNQQMCFNHFLVSALGVIFLVVALAPAEHGSSVRDEFHVALDLIRGLSARSYVSSRLWRRIGDLRLVWRGLGLNAPRPREAREASASCHALATPPTSSGGGIDVSPQNAQTAVDADLRDPEMASWQSSSDEPFSEAQMAQELNDFFNAMDTGGDFASSLPALGVGEEVLESTQDSQDSFLVPDLNTSAMNVSHLFVDML, from the exons ATGGATTCTCCAGATTCTGCGAGCTCCCATGCAGGGGCGGCAGGGCCGGGAGCCAACTCTCCCAGGTCCCAGAGCGGAATTCCGCCTACTGCCCCCAGGCCGCGGACGACCCGTGGGAAGTACATCTCCAAAGCCTG TTTCGAATgcaggaaaagaaagagCAAATGCAATGGGAAGAGCCCCTGTTTACGCTGTTCACGTCAAGCTTTGACTT GCGCTTACCCTGTCTCGAAGAAACCTCGGAAGGATCAGGGGAGCAGCGC TGATAACGAATCACAAGCCCTTCAGACTCTTAGGGATCAAGTCGCTTCTCTGCAAGGAGGGCTGGACTTGTTGCGTCGGCAATCTCAGCAACCGTCGGAATCACATCCAAGTCCCTTGCAATCAGAGGTCCGCCTTGGTTTTACGACAGAGTCTTCCATCCCTCAAACCACCAGTGAACTTGTGGATCCGGCACTACTGCCGAACCCAGTTGGTGCTGATGCGGCATCGTCTGCCGAGGAGAACGACTGCCAGCCATCAGCTAGCTGTACCTTCAACATCAGCCTTGCTCGAAACCATCTTCGCGCACGAGGAATTGGAGCGTCCGACTTGGACTCCGGTGGGATGCCTGGGTCCGTCAACCCAACtcgaccttcttctccctccatCCAGACCGCGTTCGGCTTAGATGTCGGGGCGATAGACCCTCTCTGGCTCAtcaacgaggaggaggccgtgcGCCTATGCAACGTCTACGAGGAAGAGATAGGCATACAGTACCCTTTCCTAGACATACAACGACTCATAACACAGGTTCGGGGACTGTATCATGCAATGAGCAGTGGCTCGCGCCTAGGCTTCGCCTTTGCCGCGATTCCGGGCCCAACCATCATTGACCCCCAAGATCTGAGCCTGGTTAAGATGGTGTTGTCGGCAGCCTTgaccgtcgaggccgggggCTCCAGCCAGCTTGGAAAGTCTCTCTTCCTCGATGTGAGGAAGTCGTCGAACGACAAGCTGTGGGAGGCAGCGAACACCAAGTCTACCATGTTGTTCATATTGCTG GCAGTCTATAGCTTTATGACGGGTGATGATTTGCAAGCATGGAGACTCGTGGGCATCGTTGCCCGGTGGTGTTTGGAGATGGGTCTTCACCAATCTGCCACGGTGAACAAGTCTTTCAAGGACGCTGCAAGCCGCAGGATGGCCATGAGGTTGTTTTGGTGCGTTTACACGTTAGACCGCCGATGGGGATTTGGCGCAGGTCTTCCGTTTGTGATGCACAATTTCGATGTCGACCAGCAGTTGCCCGAACCT GATCAAGATGTTCCCTACCTTAGAGCCATGGTCGAATACAGTCGCATAGGCGACAAGGTCTGGGCCACCTCTTACAACTCTGCTCGAGCGACCGGCGCCATCCGGGATGACGAAGTCTCATATCTCCTCTACAGGATAGATCAGTGGTGCGAGGATCTTCCGTCGGATCTCCGGCTTCACCCAAGTCAAGGGGTCGCCAGTCCAAAACCGGCGCCCAGGAGCCTGCAGCGACTTCAGCTCCTTCTTCACTTGAGGGCCAACCAGATGaagatcctcctccttcaacCGTTCCTCCACTCGACATCCAGCCTCAAGGCCAACAAGTCCAAAGTACAGCTGCTCATCAACCTCGCAAAAGACACGATCCAGAAGCTGGACACCCTCAACAAGTCCACGGACATCTACCAGAACCAGCAGATGTGCTTCAACCATTTCCTGGTCTCCGCGCTCGGCGTCATCTTCCtggtcgtcgccctcgcgccGGCGGAGCATGGCTCGTCCGTCCGCGACGAGTTCCACGTCGCCCTGGACCTGATCCGCGGCCTCAGCGCCAGGTCGTACGTATCGAGCCGTCTCTGGAGGAGGATCGGTGACCTGCGGCTTGTCTGGCGGGGGCTGGGGCTGAACGCTCCACGGCCTagggaggcgagggaggccAGCGCATCGTGCCACGCCCTTGCGACACCGCCCACGtcgtccggcggcggcatcgatgTCTCGCCGCAGAATGCGCAAACGgcagtcgacgccgactTGCGCGATCCGGAGATGGCTTCGTGGCAATCGAGCTCGGACGAGCCGTTCAGTGAGGCGCAGATGGCGCAGGAGTTGAACGACTTTTTCAATGCGATGGATACCGGAGGCGACTTTGCCTCATCCTTGCCAGCCCTTGGCGTAGGCGAGGAAGTGCTCGAATCTACCCAGGACTCGCAGGACAGTTTTCTCGTGCCGGATCTGAACACTTCTGCCATGAATGTTTCGCACTTGTTTGTAGATATGTTGTGA